In Anopheles gambiae chromosome 2, idAnoGambNW_F1_1, whole genome shotgun sequence, a single window of DNA contains:
- the LOC133391012 gene encoding uncharacterized protein LOC133391012 translates to MAPLLLLCTLCALLLPTLNAQAVTGNKATNGTTCPEADVAIRDVTPQQCCGSFLEAHKAIIDCMGKTGTGAGTSCIAHCILQNFHTQKLLVGSTVSVSQMITIGPKLFAHYERCHTDLFEYVIGNVFDGDFRRVICDERLNRFFECMVRSWFEDCLGFDDANPKCGELQKVVKSSSCSLSSFFTKPETA, encoded by the exons ATGGCACCACTTCTCCTGCTCTGCACACTGTGTGCCCTTCTTCTGCCCACCCTGAACGCTCAGGCGGTCACCGGCAATAAGGCGACAAACGGCACCACCTGCCCGGAAGCGGACGTTGCCATACGCGACGTCACCCCGCAGCAGTGTTGTGGCAGCTTTCTCGAGGCACACAAAGCCATCATCGACTGTATGGGCAAAACCGGTACCGGCGCCGGTACATCCTGCATTGCGCACTGCATCCTGCAGAACTTCCACACCCAGAAGCTGCTGGTCGGGTCGACGGTTTCGGTGTCGCAGATGATCACGATCGGGCCGAAGCTGTTCGCGCACTACGAGCGCTGCCACACTGATCTGTTCGAGTACGTGATTGGTAATGTGTTCGATGGGGACTTTCGGCGCGTGATTTGTGACGAGCGGTTGAACCGATTCTTTGAGTGTATGGTCAGGAGCTGGTTCGAG GACTGTTTGGGCTTCGATGACGCGAATCCTAAGTGTGGAGAACTGCAAAAGGTTGTCAAGTCGTCGAGCTGTAGCTTGAGCTCGTTCTTCACCAAACCCGAAACGGCGTAG
- the LOC4576426 gene encoding death-associated inhibitor of apoptosis 1, translating to MASAVVSCICREIAEYRVTHDTPEECLNYEVNRLRTFPLWTVPYIYPEELARWGFFYTGYRDCVRCYFCRIELGGWDEHDVVIEEHLKWSPHCRLMTKRPTNNVPIDPDFLDQLGEIVPDTTGTGSTSARSAAATTAVAVAVESNRLNRQNELERQSQRTQNDTIPFYRQKYPEYRIGGDRLATFKEWPKSIPQTPTQMADAGFFYTGKSDVVACYYCGGNLRDWLAEDDPWVEHVRNFSECPYVKLVKTPEFIAECRGEKVTNSALTAGPEHSGHGNVSKDKEQDEVSDEKCCKICFTRPFDTVFIPCGHVVACGKCAASTTKCPMCNESYTSVQRIFLS from the coding sequence ATGGCATCTGCTGTAGTGAGTTGCATTTGTAGAGAAATAGCTGAATATCGTGTTACACACGACACACCAGAGGAATGTCTTAACTATGAGGTAAACCGACTACGAACATTTCCGTTGTGGACAGTTCCTTACATCTACCCAGAGGAACTAGCTCGTTGGGGCTTCTTCTACACCGGGTACCGGGATTGTGTGCGCTGCTACTTTTGCCGCATCGAGCTTGGAGGATGGGACGAGCACGACGTCGTGATAGAGGAACACTTGAAATGGTCACCCCACTGCAGACTGATGACCAAACGGCCAACAAACAATGTGCCTATTGATCCAGACTTTCTCGATCAGTTAGGGGAGATCGTGCCCGATACAACGGGCACAGGAAGCACGAGTGCAAGGTCcgcggcagcaacaacagcggtggcggtggcggtggaatCGAATAGGCTCAATCGCCAGAACGAACTGGAAAGGCAGTCACAAAGGACGCAAAATGATACGATACCCTTCTATAGACAGAAGTACCCGGAGTACCGAATAGGGGGCGATCGGCTAGCGACCTTTAAGGAGTGGCCCAAATCAATACCACAAACACCCACGCAGATGGCTGATGCGGGATTTTTCTACACCGGCAAGAGTGATGTGGTGGCGTGCTATTACTGCGGTGGCAACCTGCGGGACTGGCTGGCCGAGGATGACCCGTGGGTGGAGCATGTGAGGAACTTTAGCGAATGCCCGTACGTGAAGCTAGTGAAGACGCCCGAGTTCATTGCGGAATGCCGGGGAGAGAAGGTCACAAACAGTGCGCTCACAGCCGGTCCGGAGCATTCTGGACATGGTAATGTGAGCAAGGATAAAGAGCAGGACGAAGTGTCGGATGAAAAGTGTTGCAAAATTTGTTTCACTCGACCATTTGATACGGTTTTCATTCCGTGCGGACACGTCGTGGCATGTGGCAAGTGTGCCGCCTCTACTACCAAGTGTCCGATGTGCAATGAGTCGTATACTAGTGTTCAACGCATATTCCTTTCTTAG
- the LOC1269876 gene encoding uncharacterized protein LOC1269876, with amino-acid sequence MNPIVGKVFLVLCGSLLVAGAPNTCGKLDLKTDPFTCCTIPKLLDVTIVSSCFEKFPIDKDAADKGAASMPKTECMSECILNSTGIYNRRGDVDEKKLNSVFTDSLPANSPWLNVVRKAIKECTAKADKKDKEFQKDVADQKKTTPKGTQVCNPEASFLVDCIHTTVFSDCPTNLRSTSTECDAIWNFLKNCPFSALRQ; translated from the exons ATGAATCCGATCGTCGGCAAAGTGTTCCTGGTGCTGTGCGGCAGCCTGCTGGTGGCCGGTGCCCCCAACACGTGCGGCAAGCTGGACCTCAAGACGGACCCGTTCACCTGCTGCACCATCCCGAAGCTGCTGGACGTGACGATCGTGAGCTCGTGCTTCGAGAAGTTCCCCATCGACAAGGACGCCGCGGACAAGGGTGCCGCCAGCATGCCCAAGACGGAG TGCATGTCGGAGTGCATCCTGAACAGCACCGGCATCTACAACCGCCGCGGTGATGTCGATGAGAAGAAGCTGAACAGCGTGTTCACGGACAGTCTGCCGGCGAACAGCCCGTGGCTGAACGTGGTCCGCAAGGCGATCAAGGAGTGCACGGCCAAGGCCGACAAGAAGGACAAGGAGTTCCAGAAGGACGTGGCGGACCAGAAGAAGACCACGCCGAAGGGTACGCAGGTGTGCAATCCGGAGGCCAGCTTCCTGGTCGACTGCATCCACACGACCGTGTTCAGCGACTGCCCGACCAACCTGCGCTCCACCTCGACGGAGTGTGATGCGATCTGGAACTTCCTGAAGAACTGCCCGTTCAGTGCGCTGCGTCAGTAG
- the LOC1269873 gene encoding death-associated inhibitor of apoptosis 1 — MDSQHATTGCFQLCLALFVQKLVLVLQKTHRYLKVELFARFQHSEGSPTIAAATKASAHRQPSSATATNPTTTTNTPSTKEPDSGDMPEMAHALSLPAPPIDLPDNKHKDDDLACMSPEYFHIEENRLRSFTSRWPVTFISPNVLARYGFYYVGTDDTVKCYFCRVEIGLWEPQDDVIQEHLRWSPYCPLLKKRPTNNVPLNANYLDAVPEPSFDTCGISVRHNSYAENADDRVRIDLDRLSGDSWSGASDISLSSAAGAAAASAGESEPMPSVGSGVGSSSMAASAAPIGAGALQQDQATMSAADWNNEVLMGEHSLMRRPEYPNYAIEADRLKSYEDWPTSLKQKPQQLSDAGFFYTGMSDRVKCFSCGGGLKDWEQEDDPWQQHAIWYSNCHYLQLMKGREFIQKCNELKEAASASSAASTSSAMSSASSQPSTSGISSASSSIMSTSPASSSGFSSPTPMADEERTLRCSDHSSGSDEGEDDAGGDRRVPSDGKICKICFVNEYNTAFMPCGHVVACAKCASSVSKCPLCQQPFINVLRLYLS; from the coding sequence ATGGACTCACAGCACGCTACTACTGGTTGCTTTCAGCTTTGTCTAGCTCTCTTTGTGCAAAAGCTCGTGCTCGTGCTCCAGAAGACGCATCGGTACCTGAAGGTCGAACTGTTTGCCCGCTTCCAGCACTCGGAGGGATCTCCGACGATCGCTGCGGCGACGAAAGCTTCCGCCCATCGGCAACCGTCATCGGCAACCGCCACcaaccccaccaccaccaccaacacccccTCGACAAAGGAGCCCGACAGCGGCGACATGCCTGAGATGGCCCATGCACTATCGCTACCCGCCCCACCGATCGACCTGCCCGACAACAAGCACAAGGATGACGATCTCGCCTGCATGTCACCGGAGTACTTCCACATCGAGGAGAACCGGTTACGCAGCTTCACCTCCCGCTGGCCGGTCACGTTCATCAGCCCGAACGTGCTGGCCCGGTACGGGTTTTACTACGTCGGCACCGATGACACGGTCAAGTGCTACTTCTGCCGAGTGGAGATCGGGCTGTGGGAACCGCAGGACGACGTGATCCAGGAGCATCTGCGCTGGTCGCCGTACTGTCCGCTGCTGAAGAAGCGCCCCACCAACAACGTGCCGCTGAACGCGAACTATCTCGATGCCGTGCCGGAGCCGAGCTTCGACACCTGCGGCATCAGCGTGCGGCACAATTCGTACGCGGAGAATGCCGACGATCGGGTGCGGATAGATTTGGACCGGCTGAGCGGCGATTCGTGGAGCGGGGCGAGCGATATCAGTCTGAGCAGTGCCGCTGGTGCAGCGGCTGCTTCCGCCGGGGAGAGCGAGCCGATGCCGTCGGTCGGGAGTGGAGTGGGTAGCAGCAGTATGGCGGCGTCCGCCGCCCCTATTGGTGCCGGTGCATTGCAGCAAGATCAGGCCACGATGTCGGCCGCCGACTGGAACAATGAGGTGCTGATGGGCGAGCACAGTCTCATGCGCCGCCCCGAGTACCCGAACTACGCGATCGAGGCGGACCGGCTGAAGTCGTACGAGGACTGGCCGACGTCGCTGAAGCAGAAACCGCAGCAGCTGAGCGACGCTGGCTTCTTCTACACAGGGATGAGCGATCGTGTCAAGTGCTTCAGCTGTGGCGGTGGGCTCAAGGACTGGGAGCAGGAGGACGACCCGTGGCAGCAGCACGCGATCTGGTACAGCAACTGCCACTACCTGCAGCTGATGAAGGGCCGCGAGTTCATTCAGAAGTGCAACGAGCTGAAGGAGGCGGCTTCCGCCTCCTCCGCTGCCAGCACGTCTTCCGCGATGTCCTCCGCCTCGTCCCAGCCGTCCACGTCCGGCATCAGTTCGGCGTCGTCGTCGATCATGAGCACCTCGCCCGCCTCCTCGAGCGGATTCAGCTCGCCGACGCCGATGGCGGACGAGGAGCGCACCCTGCGCTGCAGCGACCACTCGTCCGGCAGTGACGAGGGCGAGGACGATGCGGGTGGCGATCGGCGCGTACCGTCCGACGGTAAGATCTGCAAGATCTGCTTCGTCAACGAGTACAACACCGCGTTCATGCCGTGCGGGCACGTCGTCGCCTGCGCCAAGTGCGCATCGTCCGTCAGCAAGTGTCCGCTCTGTCAGCAACCGTTCATCAACGTGCTACGGCTGTACCTGTCGTAA
- the LOC1269874 gene encoding E3 ubiquitin-protein ligase XIAP, whose translation MEPARWTFFYNNVPVDANFLDQLDTAGTGILIQLGTAASRYNGPCNRYQPTSSHDNPEWHRQTVLNVSAPVYEPTIPHYEIADNRLASFQEWPKCMKQTPEQMADAGFFYTGKSDVVICFCCGGQLRDWLPEHNPWVEHARNFSGCPYLKLVKTPGFIAECQAKWYTNDVLIGRPEYPGHDVTKRKEQHEVSDENCCKICYTRPFDTVFIPCGHVVACGRCAATTTKCPTCNEPYTSVQRIFFT comes from the coding sequence ATGGAACCAGCTCGTTGGACCTTCTTCTACAATAATGTACCCGTGGATGCGAACTTTCTCGATCAACTTGACACAGCCGGAACAGGCATCCTGATACAACTCGGAACGGCAGCATCAAGATACAATGGGCCTTGCAATCGGTACCAACCTACATCCAGCCACGATAACCCGGAATGGCACCGGCAAACGGTACTGAATGTTTCGGCGCCCGTTTATGAGCCGACGATCCCGCACTACGAAATAGCGGACAATCGGTTGGCAAGTTTCCAGGAGTGGCCCAAATGTATGAAACAAACGCCCGAACAGATGGCCGATGCGGGATTTTTTTACACCGGCAAGAGTGACGTCGTGATATGCTTCTGCTGCGGTGGCCAACTCCGGGACTGGCTGCCCGAGCACAATCCGTGGGTAGAGCACGCGAGGAACTTTAGCGGCTGCCCGTACCTCAAGCTAGTGAAGACGCCCGGATTCATTGCGGAATGTCAAGCAAAATGGTACACAAACGATGTGCTGATTGGTAGACCGGAGTATCCCGGGCATGACGTTACCAAGCGTAAAGAACAGCATGAAGTGTCGGATGAAAATTGTTGCAAGATTTGTTACACTCGACCGTTCGATACGGTTTTCATTCCGTGCGGGCACGTCGTGGCATGTGGCAGGTGTGCCGCCACTACTACAAAGTGTCCGACGTGCAATGAGCCGTATACCAGCGTGCAACGTATCTTCTTTACGTAA
- the LOC1269875 gene encoding death-associated inhibitor of apoptosis 1, whose amino-acid sequence MASTVVSCICREIAEYRVTHIVPEECLNYEINRLRTYDLLWTVPYIYPEELARWGFFYTGHRDCVRCYFCRIELGGWDEHDVVIEEHLKWSPHCRLMTKRPTNNVPIDPDFLDQLGEIVPDTTGTGSTSAWSAAATAAVAVAMESNRLNRQNELERTQNDTILFYRQKYPQYRIEGDRLATFKEWPKSMPQTPERMADAGFFYTGKSDVVACFYCGGNLRDWLAEDDPWVEHVRNFSECPYVKLVKTPEFIAECRGEKVTNSALTAGPEHSGHGNVSKDKEQDEVSDEKCCKICFTRPFDTVFMPCGHVVACGRCAATTTKCPMCNEPYTSVQRIYFS is encoded by the coding sequence ATGGCATCTACTGTAGTAAGTTGCATTTGTAGAGAAATAGCTGAATATCGTGTTACACACATCGTACCAGAGGAATGTCTTAACTATGAGATAAACCGGCTACGAACGTATGATCTGTTGTGGACAGTTCCTTACATCTACCCAGAGGAACTAGCTCGTTGGGGCTTCTTCTACACCGGGCACCGTGATTGTGTGCGCTGCTACTTTTGCCGCATCGAGCTTGGAGGATGGGACGAGCACGACGTCGTGATAGAGGAACACTTGAAATGGTCACCCCACTGCAGACTGATGACCAAACGGCCAACAAACAATGTGCCTATTGATCCAGACTTTCTCGATCAGTTAGGGGAGATCGTGCCCGATACAACGGGCACAGGAAGCACGAGTGCCTGGTCtgcggcagcaacagcagccgtgGCGGTGGCGATGGAATCGAATAGGCTCAATCGCCAGAACGAACTGGAAAGGACGCAAAATGATACGATACTCTTCTATAGGCAGAAGTACCCGCAGTACCGAATAGAGGGCGATCGGTTAGCTACCTTTAAGGAGTGGCCCAAATCGATGCCACAAACACCCGAGCGGATGGCTGATGCGGGATTTTTCTACACCGGCAAGAGTGATGTGGTGGCGTGCTTTTACTGCGGTGGCAATCTGCGGGACTGGCTGGCCGAGGATGACCCGTGGGTGGAGCATGTGAGGAACTTTAGCGAATGCCCGTATGTGAAGCTAGTGAAGACGCCCGAGTTCATTGCGGAATGCCGGGGAGAGAAGGTCACAAACAGTGCGCTCACAGCCGGTCCGGAGCATTCTGGACATGGTAATGTGAGCAAGGATAAAGAGCAGGACGAAGTGTCGGATGAAAAGTGTTGCAAAATTTGTTTCACTCGACCATTTGATACGGTTTTCATGCCGTGCGGACACGTGGTGGCATGTGGCAGGTGTGCCGCCACTACTACCAAGTGTCCGATGTGCAATGAGCCGTATACCAGCGTTCAGCGTATATATTTTTCGTAA